The Haloarchaeobius amylolyticus genome window below encodes:
- a CDS encoding PKD domain-containing protein: MTGLVAATAGVAGVGGGTAPENGGSTTGGDAAGGGVADAAAQTANRQQFDILEGTDLQTTVYVRTAEADGPTVFVVGGVHGDEESGYRTADAVTEWEVDAGQLVVLPRANQPAVESGTRTGGIGDLNRQFPAGEEPTSELARAIWSVITEYDPDVLVDLHQADSIYTPGQEGPEKDVGQAIFHSGGNAGGYATEMAAQVNENVVPDSRPRYDFLTAMFDFEMEPSGLLATKAATALDSDSLLVEVTDEDLALETQVAWQTALVRVLLSGLVIADGEGEDGEEPEPENEPPVAVLETMPADAESVDFERGDTVTFDASRSSDPDGEVATYEWSLDGESFREGDATAELTFNECGTAEVKVRVTDDDGATDTVAVTVSTKDRD, translated from the coding sequence GTGACTGGACTGGTCGCGGCCACTGCCGGCGTCGCCGGGGTGGGTGGCGGGACAGCACCCGAGAACGGCGGTAGCACCACCGGCGGAGACGCAGCCGGTGGCGGTGTCGCCGACGCGGCAGCACAGACAGCGAACCGACAGCAGTTCGATATCCTCGAGGGGACCGACCTGCAGACGACCGTGTACGTCCGAACGGCCGAGGCCGACGGCCCGACCGTGTTCGTGGTCGGTGGCGTCCACGGCGACGAGGAATCCGGGTACAGGACGGCCGACGCCGTGACCGAGTGGGAGGTCGACGCCGGCCAGCTCGTCGTCCTCCCGCGGGCGAACCAGCCGGCCGTCGAGTCCGGGACCCGGACAGGCGGCATCGGCGACCTCAACCGGCAGTTCCCGGCCGGCGAGGAACCGACCAGCGAGCTCGCGCGGGCCATCTGGTCGGTCATCACGGAGTACGACCCCGACGTGCTGGTCGACCTGCACCAGGCCGACAGCATCTACACGCCCGGGCAGGAGGGCCCCGAGAAGGACGTCGGGCAGGCCATCTTCCACAGTGGCGGCAACGCCGGCGGGTACGCCACGGAGATGGCGGCACAGGTGAACGAGAACGTCGTGCCCGACTCCCGGCCGCGGTACGACTTCCTGACGGCGATGTTCGACTTCGAGATGGAGCCGTCGGGACTGCTCGCCACGAAGGCGGCGACGGCCCTCGACAGCGACAGCCTGCTGGTCGAGGTCACGGACGAGGACCTCGCACTCGAGACGCAGGTGGCCTGGCAGACCGCGCTCGTCCGGGTCCTCCTCTCGGGACTGGTCATCGCGGACGGGGAAGGGGAGGACGGGGAGGAGCCCGAACCGGAGAACGAACCACCCGTGGCGGTCCTCGAGACCATGCCCGCCGACGCCGAGAGCGTCGACTTCGAGCGCGGTGACACCGTCACCTTCGACGCCTCGCGGTCCAGCGACCCCGACGGTGAGGTCGCCACCTACGAGTGGTCGCTCGACGGCGAGTCGTTCCGGGAGGGCGACGCCACGGCCGAACTCACGTTCAACGAGTGTGGCACCGCCGAGGTCAAGGTCCGGGTCACCGACGACGACGGCGCGACCGACACCGTCGCCGTGACCGTCTCGACGAAGGACCGGGACTGA
- the fen gene encoding flap endonuclease-1, translated as MGNADLRDLAHIEEVPFDELGGGVVAVDAHNWLYRYLTTTVRWTSDHRYTTEGGDEVANLIGIVQGLPKFFEHDLTPVMVFDGGPSELKTDEIESRREQRKQMEERLEEARERGDTAEVARLDSATQRLTPVIQETSRELLRLLDVPVVEAPAEGEAQCAHIAKRGDSDYVGTEDYDALLFGAPVTLRQLTSKGDPERMDLQQTLDDLDVTLEQLIDIAILCGTDFNEGVHGYGPKTALKKVREHGDLWTVFEKEDVYVENADLVRALFRDPNVTDDYEFDTSISPDVDAAREYVVEEWEVDPDEVRRGFERMEEGLTQTGLDNWT; from the coding sequence ATGGGAAACGCAGACCTTCGGGACCTCGCGCACATCGAGGAGGTCCCCTTCGACGAACTCGGCGGCGGCGTGGTGGCGGTCGACGCCCACAACTGGCTCTACCGCTACCTGACGACGACCGTCCGCTGGACCAGCGACCACCGCTACACCACCGAGGGCGGCGACGAGGTGGCGAACCTCATCGGCATCGTCCAGGGGCTCCCGAAGTTCTTCGAGCACGACCTGACGCCCGTGATGGTGTTCGACGGCGGGCCCTCCGAGCTGAAGACCGACGAGATCGAGTCCCGCCGCGAGCAGCGCAAGCAGATGGAAGAACGCCTCGAAGAGGCCCGCGAGCGCGGTGACACCGCCGAGGTCGCCCGCCTCGACTCCGCCACCCAGCGTCTTACTCCTGTTATCCAGGAGACCAGCCGGGAACTCCTGCGCCTGCTCGACGTGCCGGTGGTCGAGGCCCCTGCCGAGGGGGAGGCCCAGTGCGCCCACATCGCCAAGCGCGGCGATTCGGATTACGTCGGGACCGAGGACTACGACGCCCTGCTGTTCGGCGCGCCCGTCACGCTCCGCCAGTTGACCAGCAAGGGCGACCCCGAGCGCATGGACCTCCAGCAGACGCTCGACGACCTCGACGTGACCCTCGAACAGCTCATCGACATCGCCATCCTCTGTGGCACCGACTTCAACGAGGGCGTCCACGGCTACGGGCCCAAGACCGCCCTGAAGAAGGTCAGGGAGCACGGCGACCTCTGGACCGTCTTCGAGAAGGAGGACGTGTACGTCGAGAACGCCGACCTCGTCCGCGCCCTGTTCCGCGACCCGAACGTCACCGACGACTACGAGTTCGACACCAGCATCTCGCCCGACGTGGACGCGGCCCGCGAGTACGTCGTCGAGGAGTGGGAGGTCGACCCCGACGAGGTCCGCCGCGGCTTCGAGCGCATGGAGGAGGGGCTGACCCAGACCGGACTGGACAACTGGACCTGA
- a CDS encoding PH domain-containing protein: METLHGRVRVEWALQTVVTAVVLGGVVFGIDRVAQLGLGPAVPAALAVLIVAIGVGHAILLYRDWRFDLEPDSLYLERGVVTRVETAVPYVRVQHVDTQRNPIDRALGLSRVVVYTAGSRGADVSVPGLTPERARRLRNELRDLAVESEPEDAV; encoded by the coding sequence ATGGAAACCCTTCACGGTCGCGTTCGCGTCGAGTGGGCGCTCCAGACGGTCGTCACGGCGGTCGTCCTCGGCGGGGTCGTCTTCGGCATCGACCGGGTCGCCCAGCTGGGGCTCGGGCCGGCGGTCCCGGCCGCCCTGGCCGTGCTCATCGTCGCCATCGGCGTCGGACACGCGATACTGCTCTACCGTGACTGGCGGTTCGACCTCGAACCGGACTCCCTCTACCTCGAACGCGGCGTCGTCACCCGGGTCGAGACGGCGGTCCCCTACGTCCGCGTCCAGCACGTCGACACCCAGCGCAACCCCATCGACCGCGCGCTCGGCCTCTCCCGGGTGGTGGTCTACACCGCGGGTTCGCGGGGCGCCGACGTGTCGGTACCGGGGCTGACCCCCGAGCGTGCCCGCCGCCTGCGTAACGAACTCCGGGACCTCGCGGTCGAGTCCGAACCGGAGGACGCGGTGTAG
- a CDS encoding BolA family protein: MTPEEVADMIEANLDDAEATVERARGEHDDDHLRAIVVSPAFEGKPLVQQHQLVYDALGEHMTTDIHALELKTYTPAEYADL, from the coding sequence ATGACACCCGAGGAAGTCGCCGACATGATCGAAGCGAACCTCGACGACGCCGAGGCGACCGTCGAGCGCGCCCGTGGCGAACACGACGACGACCACCTGCGCGCCATCGTCGTCTCGCCCGCCTTCGAGGGCAAGCCGCTGGTCCAGCAACACCAGCTCGTCTACGACGCGCTCGGCGAGCACATGACGACGGACATCCACGCGCTGGAGCTGAAGACCTACACGCCCGCGGAGTACGCCGACCTGTAG